The Microtus ochrogaster isolate Prairie Vole_2 chromosome 26, MicOch1.0, whole genome shotgun sequence genome includes a region encoding these proteins:
- the Sri gene encoding sorcin isoform X2: MAYPGHPGAGGGYYPGGYGGAPGGPAFPGQTQDPLYGYFAAVAGQDGQIDADELQRCLTQSGIAGAYKPFNLETCRLMVSMLDRDMSGTMGFNEFKELWAVLNGWRQHFISFDSDRSGTVDPQELQKALMTMGFRLNPQTVTLIAKRYSTSGKITFDDYIACCVKLRALTDTFRRRDSAQQGMVNFSYDDFIQCVMTI; the protein is encoded by the exons ATGGCTTACCCCGGGCACCCTGGCGCCGGCGGCGGGTACTACCCAGGCGGG TATGGAGGGGCTCCTGGAGGGCCTGCGTTCCCCGGACAAACTCAGGATCCACTCTACGGCTACTTCGCTGCTGTGGCTGGACAG gatgGACAAATTGACGCCGACGAGCTGCAGAGATGTCTGACACAGTCCGGCATTGCTGGAGCGTACAAAC cttTTAATCTGGAGACTTGTCGCCTTATGGTTTCAATGTTGGAT AGAGATATGTCTGGCACCATGGGATTCAATGAATTTAAGGAGCTCTGGGCTGTGCTGAATGGCTGGAGACAGCACTTCATCAGCTTTGACAGCGACAGGAGTGGGACAGTGGATCCCCAGGAGCTGCAGAAAGCCCTGATGACGATGG GATTTCGGCTGAACCCACAAACTGTGACTTTAATTGCAAAGCGGTACAGCACCAGCGGGAAGATCACCTTTGATGACTACATCGCCTGCTGTGTCAAACTGAGGGCTCTCACGG ATACCTTTCGAAGACGGGACTCTGCTCAACAAGGAATGGTGAATTTCTCGTATGATGAT TTCATCCAGTGTGTCATGACCATCTAA
- the Sri gene encoding sorcin isoform X1, which translates to MAYPGHPGAGGGYYPGGQYGGAPGGPAFPGQTQDPLYGYFAAVAGQDGQIDADELQRCLTQSGIAGAYKPFNLETCRLMVSMLDRDMSGTMGFNEFKELWAVLNGWRQHFISFDSDRSGTVDPQELQKALMTMGFRLNPQTVTLIAKRYSTSGKITFDDYIACCVKLRALTDTFRRRDSAQQGMVNFSYDDFIQCVMTI; encoded by the exons ATGGCTTACCCCGGGCACCCTGGCGCCGGCGGCGGGTACTACCCAGGCGGG CAGTATGGAGGGGCTCCTGGAGGGCCTGCGTTCCCCGGACAAACTCAGGATCCACTCTACGGCTACTTCGCTGCTGTGGCTGGACAG gatgGACAAATTGACGCCGACGAGCTGCAGAGATGTCTGACACAGTCCGGCATTGCTGGAGCGTACAAAC cttTTAATCTGGAGACTTGTCGCCTTATGGTTTCAATGTTGGAT AGAGATATGTCTGGCACCATGGGATTCAATGAATTTAAGGAGCTCTGGGCTGTGCTGAATGGCTGGAGACAGCACTTCATCAGCTTTGACAGCGACAGGAGTGGGACAGTGGATCCCCAGGAGCTGCAGAAAGCCCTGATGACGATGG GATTTCGGCTGAACCCACAAACTGTGACTTTAATTGCAAAGCGGTACAGCACCAGCGGGAAGATCACCTTTGATGACTACATCGCCTGCTGTGTCAAACTGAGGGCTCTCACGG ATACCTTTCGAAGACGGGACTCTGCTCAACAAGGAATGGTGAATTTCTCGTATGATGAT TTCATCCAGTGTGTCATGACCATCTAA